TGCAAAGAGCTAATTTGCATCAAGCTACTTTGATTCGAGCGAATCTCAGCAAAGCGGATCTCAGTGCAGCGGATCTCAGTGGTGCTGATTTACGGGCAGCCGATCTCAGCCAAGCGATTTTAAGGGATGCCAATTTACAAGCAGCTTGTTTGTGCCGAGTTGATCTGAGTGGCGCAGATTTACGGGGAGCTATTTTGACCGACACCAAGCTGCTAGGGGCAAGATATGATAGCCAAACCCTGTTTCCCGAAAGCTTTAATTACAAATCCTCTGGGGCGATTGGGCCAAATGCCTATTTGAATGGTGCCCAGCTGAATACAGCCAACTTGCGTCATGCTGATTTGCAAGGTGCAAGTATGTTGGGAGCATATTTGGGGGGGGCTGATTTAACTCATGCTAATCTTCAGGGAGCGCGGTTAAGTCAGGCTGACTTGCGGAAAGCCTGGTTGCCAGGAGTATCTTTACGCAATGCTCGGTTAAATGGAGCCAACCTCGCAGGAGCTGATTTACGAGCAGCAGATTTGACTGGTGTTGATTTCGAGCATCTAGAA
This genomic interval from Nostoc flagelliforme CCNUN1 contains the following:
- a CDS encoding pentapeptide repeat-containing protein, which translates into the protein MISRDHKTPQEVLAILKAGFALTQEDLYQFNLSGLELQRANLHQATLIRANLSKADLSAADLSGADLRAADLSQAILRDANLQAACLCRVDLSGADLRGAILTDTKLLGARYDSQTLFPESFNYKSSGAIGPNAYLNGAQLNTANLRHADLQGASMLGAYLGGADLTHANLQGARLSQADLRKAWLPGVSLRNARLNGANLAGADLRAADLTGVDFEHLESIAGADFTHVQGLSNEMRSRLLSQPAQELDTPHALTRHTTRASLERLFN